In Candidatus Binatia bacterium, the genomic window CCGCAACGACCCCCACGCGGTCGCGGCGCAGTCGCGCCTGGTCTACGTGGCGTTTGCGGTTGGCGTTCCCTGTGGCCTCCTGGCGCTGGTAAGCGGGGTGCTGCTCGCGTCGTGATCGATGCCTGGGAGCCGTTCCTGCGACGGACGCCTCAACTGAGGTTACGCCGGACCATGTGTGCCGCCCTCGACGTGTCGAGGCCGACGGAGGAGTATGGGTCCACTGTACCCGCCTTCCAACGGCCCGTGCATCTCGCCGGGGATGGAGGGGCCGTGATCCGGATGCGGATAGCCGGCATAAACGCCCTGTTTGCCATGATCCCCATACTCAGACGTTCCCACCCCTGCGAGCGGCCACGTGCAAATCCCGGACGGACCACTTATACGGCACCGTCGTCACCTCGAACACAGGGATCTCGGGAGTCCACATGATACGTCGACGGCGCGAGCCACCGCCGCATCAGACCACCGCCAGCACGTCCGGTTGCCGGTCGCCAACGTACTAGCGCGGTTGCGCACGGCCGTCGCGGATGGGTGTCTCGTCAGTTCTCTCGTCAGTTCGCATGGGTGTCTCGTCGGTTCCTCTCTCGTCGGTTCCTCAATCAGGATGGGCGCTGTAACCTACCGCGGCGTCGCGCAGGTCGTCGACGCCGCCCGGCAGGTCCCGGAATCGGGAGAGGTCCGCGGGGCGAGCACGATGAGCTTGGTGACCCGGCGCTCGACGTGGTAGGGGTAAGCGCGTGAGTCAGCCTGCGCGCTTCGCCCACTACACGTACGAAGACTACCGGCGCTTCGAAGAGGCAACCGACGCGAAGCACGAGTACCTCGACGGCCAGATCTTGGCCATGGCCGGCGGCACTCCTGAACACGCCGCCCTGGCCACCGCGCTGATCGGCCTTCTCGAGCGGGGACTTGCCGGCGGTCCGTGCTACCCGTTTTCATCGGACCTTCGCGTACGCGTGCACGCGACCGGTCTGGCCACCTATCCGGACGTGACCGTCATCTGCGGCGACCTGGATCGGGACCCGGAAGA contains:
- a CDS encoding Uma2 family endonuclease; protein product: MSQPARFAHYTYEDYRRFEEATDAKHEYLDGQILAMAGGTPEHAALATALIGLLERGLAGGPCYPFSSDLRVRVHATGLATYPDVTVICGDLDRDPEDPNAAANPTLLAEVSSASTEEYDRGEKFAHYRKIGSLREYLIVSHRERRVERWWRRGPDDWGRESAGRGEVLRLSALGIDLDVDAVYERSPLTRTI